In Gimesia benthica, a single window of DNA contains:
- a CDS encoding acyl-[ACP]--phospholipid O-acyltransferase produces MNSTVTAENSARAHGGRKGTLNSPSFLALLATQFLGAMNDNMFRWFIIPIGKPEIGDAEALSLGLACFTLPYLLLASVAGYLADRFSKRTVIIACKVAEILIMILGIWAIQIGNIYLLFSIVALMGCQSALFGPAKFGSIPEMLRDNRLSRGNGLMGLITVVSSALGFIAGNYLYYITQPSLENPGTFSDIQIAAFALIGVAALGTLVSLKIRKLPAAAPTREFPYNPAKETWHQMQLLRSSTPLLRTALGVAFFWMLASLAQMNVDTYGINELQLTQKDIGPLLGILVFGVALGSILAGIWSSGRIELGIVPLGAAGIVLTSLMLFFTGNSVGPGAENATSLHYSLSLLWLFLLGVSSGLFDIPLETFLQHRSDVETRGSVLAAANFLAFAFILVASFAFWVMQKHLELSASQIFMVLGLLTIPVGIYIFKLLPNATIRFMVWLVSCTVYKLRVKGLKNLPKKGGALLVANHVSWLDGIFLILTSTRPVRMIAYSTYVEAPWVAWLSRLYNTIPINVEDGPKALMKSIKSARNAIENGELVCIFAEGKLTRSGYLQPFQSGLMKIIKGTGAPVIPVYIDELWGSIFSFHGGKFFWKKPRRWPYPVSIRFGKPVLHPENEKHVQRVVQNLGVDAANFRKTYQMIPPRLFLRKCKSQRFQLKVSDSMGDERTGGMLLTGALVLRRLLNKFVLKPDEKMVGVLLPPSVGGCAVNASLAISGRVPINLNYTLSDSDINYCIQEAGIKTVLTSQKFLEKRPIEMDANVVLLDDLKTKVTLWDKLVSMFQAFVVPAWIIERIIGLHRVKSDDLSTVIFTSGSTGLPKGVMLSHHNIISNINSADDLLQLSQKDCILGILPFFHSFGYTISLWMPFVRKMRSCYHFNPTDARTVGKMIEKYKATLFATTPTFLRHYLKRCTKEQFASMDVVITGAEKLPQSLAREFEEKFGIFPTEGYGTTELSPVAAVNVPPSRQLDPDEVSAKPGTVGRPIPCVMAKTVNPETMEDLPDGEEGLLFIKGPNVMKGYLNNPEKTAEVIIDGWYNTGDIATIDEDGFIAITGRQTRFSKIGGEMVPHLRIEEIITGIVSDPDAEEAEVEVAVTAVPDARKGERLIVLHKHLNKSVDEILKELAQSGIPNLWLPSSDSFLEVETIPLLGTGKLDLARIKLLACEAFPVEVAS; encoded by the coding sequence ATGAATTCAACTGTCACGGCTGAAAACAGTGCTCGCGCTCACGGTGGACGCAAAGGAACATTAAATTCCCCTTCCTTCCTGGCGTTACTGGCCACCCAGTTTCTGGGAGCCATGAACGACAACATGTTCCGCTGGTTCATTATCCCCATCGGAAAACCGGAGATCGGAGATGCGGAAGCCCTCTCCCTGGGACTGGCCTGTTTCACGCTCCCATACCTGCTGCTGGCCAGCGTCGCCGGTTATCTCGCCGACCGCTTCAGCAAACGGACGGTGATCATTGCCTGTAAGGTAGCCGAAATCCTCATCATGATTCTCGGCATCTGGGCGATTCAGATCGGGAATATTTATCTGCTCTTTTCGATCGTGGCCCTGATGGGCTGCCAGAGCGCGCTGTTCGGTCCGGCCAAGTTCGGCAGTATCCCTGAAATGCTCCGCGACAACCGACTCTCCCGCGGCAACGGTCTGATGGGACTGATTACCGTCGTCTCCTCCGCCCTCGGCTTCATCGCCGGTAATTATCTGTACTACATCACCCAACCCAGTCTGGAAAATCCCGGTACCTTCTCCGATATTCAGATCGCCGCCTTCGCACTGATTGGTGTCGCTGCCCTGGGAACCCTGGTCAGCCTGAAGATCCGCAAGCTGCCCGCGGCAGCTCCTACACGCGAATTCCCCTACAATCCAGCCAAAGAAACCTGGCACCAGATGCAGTTACTCCGCAGCAGTACGCCTCTGCTCCGCACCGCTCTGGGGGTCGCCTTCTTCTGGATGCTGGCTTCACTGGCACAAATGAACGTCGATACCTACGGCATCAATGAACTGCAGCTGACACAGAAAGACATCGGTCCTCTGCTGGGCATCCTTGTGTTCGGTGTCGCGCTGGGAAGTATCCTCGCCGGGATCTGGTCTTCCGGACGCATCGAGCTGGGCATCGTCCCCCTGGGTGCTGCGGGCATCGTTTTGACCTCTCTGATGCTGTTCTTCACCGGCAACAGTGTGGGACCGGGAGCCGAAAACGCCACCAGCCTGCACTACTCCCTGTCGCTGCTCTGGCTCTTCCTGCTCGGCGTCAGTTCGGGACTGTTCGACATTCCGTTGGAGACATTCCTCCAGCACCGCAGTGACGTAGAAACGCGCGGCAGTGTCCTGGCAGCCGCGAACTTCCTTGCATTCGCCTTCATTCTCGTCGCTTCGTTTGCCTTCTGGGTCATGCAGAAACACCTCGAACTGTCGGCCAGTCAGATTTTCATGGTCCTGGGCCTGCTCACAATACCGGTCGGGATTTACATCTTCAAACTGCTCCCCAACGCCACCATCCGCTTCATGGTCTGGCTCGTCAGCTGCACGGTTTACAAGCTGCGGGTGAAGGGTCTTAAGAATCTTCCCAAGAAAGGGGGCGCCCTGCTGGTTGCCAACCACGTCTCCTGGCTGGATGGCATCTTTCTGATTCTGACCTCCACACGTCCCGTTAGAATGATCGCCTACTCCACCTACGTTGAAGCGCCCTGGGTCGCCTGGCTCTCACGCCTGTATAACACGATCCCCATCAACGTGGAAGACGGCCCCAAAGCACTTATGAAATCAATCAAATCCGCGAGAAATGCCATTGAAAATGGCGAATTAGTCTGTATCTTCGCGGAAGGAAAGTTAACCCGTTCGGGATATCTGCAACCGTTTCAATCCGGCCTGATGAAAATCATTAAAGGCACTGGTGCTCCCGTCATCCCTGTCTATATCGATGAGTTGTGGGGAAGCATCTTCAGTTTTCATGGCGGAAAGTTTTTCTGGAAAAAACCCAGGCGGTGGCCCTACCCGGTTTCAATTCGATTTGGAAAGCCCGTTCTCCATCCGGAAAACGAAAAGCACGTCCAGCGAGTCGTACAGAACCTGGGAGTTGATGCCGCCAATTTTCGAAAGACGTACCAAATGATTCCACCACGACTGTTTTTGAGAAAATGTAAAAGTCAGCGATTCCAGCTCAAAGTCTCTGACTCCATGGGTGACGAACGCACTGGAGGCATGCTGCTCACCGGCGCACTCGTCCTCAGACGCCTGCTCAACAAGTTTGTACTCAAACCAGATGAAAAGATGGTCGGCGTCCTGCTGCCGCCTTCAGTCGGCGGTTGTGCCGTCAACGCCAGTCTCGCGATCTCAGGTCGGGTACCCATCAATCTCAATTACACTCTCTCAGACAGCGACATTAATTACTGTATTCAGGAAGCCGGTATCAAAACCGTGCTCACCAGCCAGAAGTTCCTGGAAAAACGTCCCATCGAAATGGACGCCAACGTGGTCCTGCTGGATGACCTCAAAACCAAGGTCACACTCTGGGATAAACTCGTCAGCATGTTCCAGGCATTCGTCGTTCCCGCCTGGATCATCGAACGTATCATCGGACTGCATCGCGTCAAATCGGATGATCTCAGTACGGTAATTTTCACTTCCGGTTCGACCGGGCTTCCCAAAGGGGTGATGCTCTCCCACCACAACATTATCTCGAATATCAACTCTGCCGACGATCTGCTTCAGCTCTCGCAGAAGGATTGCATCCTGGGAATCCTCCCCTTCTTCCATTCGTTCGGCTACACGATTTCACTCTGGATGCCTTTCGTCAGAAAAATGCGTTCCTGCTACCACTTCAATCCGACCGATGCCCGCACCGTCGGCAAAATGATCGAAAAATACAAGGCAACACTTTTCGCCACCACACCGACCTTCCTCAGGCACTACCTCAAACGCTGCACCAAAGAGCAGTTTGCCTCGATGGATGTCGTCATCACGGGTGCCGAAAAACTGCCCCAGAGTCTCGCCCGGGAATTCGAAGAAAAATTCGGTATCTTCCCCACTGAAGGCTACGGTACCACCGAACTCTCCCCCGTCGCAGCAGTGAATGTTCCCCCCAGCCGCCAGTTGGATCCGGATGAAGTCTCTGCGAAACCGGGAACCGTTGGTCGGCCCATCCCCTGCGTCATGGCCAAAACAGTCAACCCCGAAACGATGGAAGATCTTCCGGATGGTGAAGAGGGACTTCTCTTCATCAAGGGGCCCAACGTCATGAAAGGGTATCTCAACAATCCCGAGAAAACCGCAGAGGTCATCATTGATGGCTGGTACAACACGGGGGACATCGCCACGATCGATGAAGATGGTTTCATCGCCATCACCGGTCGGCAGACTCGCTTCTCCAAAATTGGGGGAGAGATGGTACCACATCTCAGAATCGAAGAAATCATCACCGGCATCGTCAGCGATCCTGATGCGGAAGAAGCCGAGGTCGAAGTCGCAGTCACCGCCGTTCCCGATGCACGCAAAGGAGAACGGCTCATCGTCCTGCATAAACATTTGAACAAATCGGTCGATGAAATCCTCAAAGAACTGGCACAGTCAGGTATTCCCAATCTCTGGCTGCCCTCCAGCGACAGTTTCCTCGAAGTCGAAACCATCCCACTCCTGGGAACCGGGAAACTCGATCTGGCACGCATCAAACTGCTCGCCTGCGAGGCCTTTCCTGTCGAAGTCGCCAGCTAA
- the lexA gene encoding transcriptional repressor LexA, with translation MIDHKVKLTERQQAIYQFLKDKIINRGYGPTVREIGDAFDIRSPNGVMGHLKALERKGLIKRKSHISRSIQLCDNAQKPANIHLAGSLQAGAPIGTTMGDSQVDFSSLFESGDNFCLKVKGTSMIEAQIQDGDYVIVKKQDTCQQGEIVVALVDQQEATLKRFYQEADRVRLEPANSSMAPIYSNNVQILGVVKGVIRKFV, from the coding sequence ATGATTGACCATAAAGTCAAGCTGACAGAACGCCAACAGGCTATTTACCAGTTTCTAAAAGATAAGATTATTAACCGTGGCTATGGCCCCACAGTCCGTGAGATCGGCGATGCATTCGATATTCGCTCTCCCAACGGCGTCATGGGACACCTCAAGGCACTTGAGCGTAAAGGACTGATCAAACGCAAGTCACATATCTCGCGTTCGATTCAACTCTGCGACAATGCCCAGAAGCCGGCCAATATCCATCTGGCAGGATCGCTGCAGGCGGGTGCCCCGATTGGCACAACCATGGGTGATTCACAAGTCGATTTCAGCTCCCTGTTTGAATCGGGCGACAACTTCTGTCTGAAAGTCAAAGGGACTTCCATGATCGAAGCCCAGATTCAGGATGGCGACTACGTGATCGTCAAAAAACAGGACACCTGCCAGCAGGGTGAAATCGTGGTTGCCCTCGTTGACCAGCAGGAAGCAACGCTGAAACGCTTCTACCAGGAAGCAGATCGCGTGCGGCTGGAACCTGCCAACTCGAGCATGGCCCCCATTTATTCCAACAATGTCCAGATTCTGGGCGTTGTCAAAGGGGTCATCCGGAAGTTCGTTTAA
- a CDS encoding DinB family protein has protein sequence MAVGLISRLHAHRRWVNQSLLESAQRLSEEQRRQEFSIGQGSIWKTLMHLYAAEYVWLEALQGDTAPVLPGDLPGALPGNQQGEGGIQSLEELREKWGELEQRWIAYLQGLSEADLDQFVRKQSTSSGKGQMHQTRRSDVLMHVCLHAQYTTAQLINMLRQAGAESLPDSMLITLARQEMAQENQISSGEVD, from the coding sequence ATGGCTGTGGGACTGATTTCACGTTTGCACGCACATCGCCGCTGGGTTAATCAGAGTTTGCTGGAATCGGCTCAACGACTGTCTGAGGAACAGAGACGTCAGGAATTTTCCATCGGCCAGGGATCGATCTGGAAAACACTGATGCATTTGTATGCAGCCGAATATGTCTGGCTGGAAGCGCTACAGGGAGATACGGCGCCCGTGTTACCGGGTGACCTGCCGGGAGCGTTGCCCGGAAATCAACAGGGAGAAGGGGGGATTCAGTCGCTGGAGGAGCTTAGAGAAAAATGGGGGGAACTGGAGCAGCGCTGGATTGCGTATCTGCAGGGGTTGAGTGAAGCCGATCTGGATCAGTTCGTCCGCAAACAGAGCACCAGCTCCGGTAAGGGGCAAATGCATCAGACCAGACGGTCGGATGTGCTGATGCATGTATGTCTGCATGCGCAATATACGACGGCGCAACTGATCAACATGCTGCGACAGGCAGGCGCAGAAAGTCTGCCCGACAGCATGCTGATCACGTTAGCACGCCAGGAAATGGCACAGGAAAACCAGATCTCTTCTGGAGAAGTCGATTAA
- a CDS encoding DUF1801 domain-containing protein, which yields MPNRTPAVDDYLAELQHWQMEATELRKILLKSPLTEELKWRSPCYTFQNSNVVILGCFKDFCSLSFFKGALLKDPDQVLARPGKNSRAARLIRFTTLQEINDLEPVVQSYILEAIELEKAGRKVDLQQEAVPELPHELQDQFNSNPALKKAFAALTPGRQRAYLIHFSAPKQSQTRVSRIEKLTPQILEGKGLHDCTCGLSRKLPRCDGSHKSLR from the coding sequence ATGCCGAACAGGACCCCCGCAGTCGACGACTATCTAGCTGAGTTACAGCACTGGCAGATGGAAGCCACAGAGCTCAGAAAAATCCTGCTCAAGTCACCGCTGACTGAGGAACTGAAATGGCGCAGCCCCTGTTACACATTTCAGAACAGTAACGTCGTCATCCTGGGCTGCTTCAAAGATTTCTGCTCACTCAGTTTCTTCAAGGGTGCCCTGCTGAAAGATCCTGATCAGGTTCTCGCCAGGCCCGGCAAGAACTCGCGGGCTGCGCGGCTGATCCGGTTCACAACGCTGCAGGAAATCAATGATCTCGAACCGGTTGTGCAAAGCTACATCCTGGAAGCCATCGAGTTGGAGAAAGCAGGCCGTAAGGTAGATCTGCAACAGGAAGCGGTACCGGAGCTTCCTCACGAACTGCAGGATCAATTCAACAGTAACCCAGCCTTGAAAAAGGCATTCGCGGCCCTCACGCCCGGCAGACAACGAGCCTACCTCATCCACTTTTCCGCACCCAAACAATCCCAGACCCGCGTCTCTCGGATTGAAAAACTGACTCCACAGATCCTCGAGGGAAAAGGACTGCATGACTGCACCTGCGGACTCTCGCGGAAACTCCCCCGCTGTGATGGATCACATAAATCCCTGCGCTGA
- a CDS encoding Flp family type IVb pilin — protein MSRCIKQFWNDEGGFVLSAELVIILTVAVLAMIVGLTYVQSAVITEFNDIGNALSSLNQTYAYSGFQSWSYFGKYKAFYAGSAYGTSPRGAAMLGYNGAACNYGNQTYGGSYSQDIPLQQETVEQPCEICRPDEVIEEPAVDCPHCQPGEPMLAPEPEPRVVAPPKN, from the coding sequence ATGAGTCGTTGTATTAAACAGTTCTGGAATGATGAAGGCGGTTTCGTGCTGTCTGCCGAACTGGTCATAATTCTGACCGTGGCAGTACTGGCGATGATCGTCGGTCTCACCTATGTGCAGTCAGCAGTCATTACCGAATTTAATGACATTGGAAATGCACTGTCTTCATTGAACCAGACCTATGCTTATTCCGGATTTCAGTCGTGGAGCTATTTCGGTAAGTACAAAGCATTTTATGCCGGGTCTGCTTACGGCACTTCTCCTCGCGGGGCAGCGATGCTGGGTTATAATGGCGCAGCCTGCAACTATGGAAATCAGACTTACGGAGGCAGCTATTCCCAGGATATTCCACTGCAGCAGGAAACTGTCGAACAGCCTTGTGAAATCTGCAGGCCCGATGAAGTGATTGAAGAGCCTGCCGTCGATTGTCCACACTGTCAGCCTGGAGAACCGATGCTGGCTCCGGAACCAGAGCCGAGAGTCGTTGCTCCACCCAAGAATTAA
- a CDS encoding class I SAM-dependent methyltransferase translates to MTEASHQRLTIDQFTRQAVPFTKLPGHSTSLELLAELSQLKGTDEVLDVACGPGIVACYFAVKAQRVTGVDLTPEMLRQARRRQEEHGLKNLEWVEGSGETLPFPDDRFCLVVSRYAFHHFERPETVLAEMCRVCQPGGIVLVADVCLPAEQVAAYDALEKLRDPSHVHVLSRDEICTLFENQKLQQIQFGEYKVELTVEEQLAASFPVPGGAEEFRSLLENDVTENRFGVSAHQEAGALCYAVPIVAAAGRKP, encoded by the coding sequence ATGACGGAAGCATCTCATCAGCGTTTGACGATTGATCAGTTCACCAGACAGGCGGTACCGTTTACGAAACTTCCGGGCCACTCGACTTCTCTGGAACTATTGGCTGAACTGTCTCAATTGAAAGGCACAGATGAGGTACTGGATGTCGCCTGTGGTCCGGGAATTGTCGCCTGTTATTTTGCGGTAAAAGCTCAGCGTGTGACCGGTGTGGACCTGACGCCGGAAATGCTGAGACAGGCACGACGGAGGCAGGAAGAGCACGGGCTGAAGAATCTGGAGTGGGTAGAAGGGAGCGGTGAGACGCTTCCGTTTCCAGATGACCGTTTTTGTCTGGTCGTCAGTCGTTATGCGTTTCATCATTTTGAGCGACCTGAGACTGTATTAGCCGAGATGTGTCGGGTTTGCCAGCCGGGGGGAATCGTGTTGGTGGCGGATGTTTGTCTGCCGGCAGAACAGGTGGCAGCATACGATGCACTGGAAAAACTGCGTGACCCCTCGCACGTGCATGTATTGAGTCGGGACGAAATATGTACGCTGTTTGAGAATCAAAAACTTCAGCAGATTCAATTCGGCGAATACAAGGTCGAGTTGACCGTCGAAGAACAGCTGGCGGCTTCGTTTCCTGTTCCAGGCGGAGCAGAGGAATTCCGCAGTCTGCTGGAAAATGATGTGACTGAAAACAGGTTTGGCGTCTCCGCACATCAGGAGGCTGGGGCACTGTGCTATGCTGTGCCGATCGTGGCGGCAGCGGGGAGAAAGCCTTAG